One window of Candidatus Tokpelaia hoelldoblerii genomic DNA carries:
- a CDS encoding Two component sensory histidine kinase (bhsal10020) has product MRKTTRAQTSRQNAIIQRASVSSRLMRLSTMVHIRWLAIFCQLATVLVVGFGLQFSLPLIPCLLVIACSAGLNIFLILFYGKNHQLSFTGATCLLIGDIWLLSGLLYLTGGLVNPFALLLLAPACLGIISLHIRNIVVLDLWTIAVITFLLLFHEPLPWRGERVDFPLLLIEGMWAALVAALIFITFCGYYVAEEARRLADALTATELALQHEQHLSALDGLAAAAAHELGTPLATIQLVAREMRHELAQMPRFAEDMDLLVSQTQRCRDILQRLTHLSTENGGYIDELPFTALVEEVVAAHRYSGMEILVERGETQGDEPVFQRNPGMLYGIGNLVENAVDFAHSQVLVHYQWAPGHIVLAITDDGDGFSPQVLDRIGQPYMHGRETGRQGGGLGLGVFIAKTLLERSGATLSFRNSKEKNRGAEIGIVWPNGG; this is encoded by the coding sequence ATGAGGAAAACAACAAGGGCGCAAACGTCCCGGCAGAATGCAATCATACAGCGCGCCTCTGTTTCTTCACGGCTGATGCGTCTTTCAACCATGGTGCATATCCGCTGGCTGGCCATTTTCTGCCAGCTTGCAACGGTGCTTGTTGTTGGTTTTGGCCTGCAGTTTTCCTTGCCGCTGATACCCTGCCTGCTGGTGATTGCCTGTTCTGCCGGTTTGAATATTTTTCTGATCCTGTTTTATGGCAAAAATCATCAATTGTCATTCACAGGAGCAACATGCCTGCTTATCGGTGATATATGGCTGCTTTCAGGGCTTTTATACCTCACTGGCGGACTGGTCAATCCGTTTGCCCTGCTGCTGCTCGCCCCGGCCTGTCTTGGGATTATCTCGCTGCATATCCGCAATATTGTCGTGCTTGACCTTTGGACGATTGCGGTGATAACGTTTCTGCTGCTGTTTCATGAGCCTTTGCCATGGCGGGGTGAGCGGGTTGATTTTCCGCTGCTTTTGATTGAAGGGATGTGGGCGGCTCTTGTGGCGGCGCTGATTTTCATAACGTTTTGCGGCTACTATGTGGCGGAAGAGGCGCGCCGCCTTGCTGATGCGCTGACGGCGACAGAACTTGCCCTGCAGCACGAACAGCATTTGTCAGCGCTGGACGGGCTTGCCGCTGCGGCAGCGCATGAACTTGGCACGCCGCTGGCGACAATTCAGCTTGTCGCCAGGGAAATGCGCCATGAACTGGCGCAGATGCCGCGGTTTGCCGAGGATATGGATCTTCTTGTCAGCCAGACACAGCGTTGCCGCGATATTTTACAGCGCCTTACGCATCTGTCGACAGAAAACGGCGGCTATATTGACGAGTTGCCGTTTACCGCTCTTGTTGAGGAAGTTGTCGCGGCACACCGCTATTCAGGAATGGAAATTCTTGTCGAGCGCGGTGAAACACAAGGGGATGAACCGGTGTTTCAGCGCAATCCCGGAATGTTATACGGCATTGGCAATCTGGTGGAAAATGCTGTTGATTTTGCTCACAGTCAGGTGCTGGTTCATTATCAGTGGGCACCGGGGCATATTGTGCTTGCCATTACAGATGACGGCGATGGCTTTAGCCCGCAGGTGCTTGACAGGATTGGCCAACCTTATATGCATGGGCGTGAGACAGGCCGGCAGGGCGGGGGGCTGGGGCTGGGTGTATTTATTGCTAAAACGCTGCTTGAGCGTTCAGGCGCAACCCTTTCCTTCAGGAACAGCAAGGAAAAAAATCGGGGGGCGGAAATTGGCATTGTCTGGCCCAATGGTGGATAA
- a CDS encoding Single-stranded DNA-binding protein (bhsal10000), whose amino-acid sequence MAGSVNKVILVGNLGADPEIRRMNSGDQVASLRIATSESWRDKNTGERRDRTEWHSVVIFNDHLVKVVEQYLKKGSKVYIEGQLQTRKWQDQNGNDRYTTEVVLQKFRGELHMLDSRGEGGGARSQGGDYSGYNQGNGNQGGGFDNQATTGNYGGGQSGGSNFARDLDDEVPF is encoded by the coding sequence ATGGCAGGCAGTGTAAACAAGGTCATTCTCGTTGGCAATCTCGGTGCAGATCCTGAAATCCGCCGGATGAACTCCGGTGATCAGGTTGCATCATTGCGCATTGCCACATCGGAAAGCTGGCGCGATAAAAACACCGGTGAGCGGCGCGACCGCACCGAATGGCACAGTGTCGTCATCTTCAACGACCATCTGGTCAAGGTGGTTGAGCAATATCTGAAGAAAGGCTCGAAAGTTTATATTGAAGGCCAGTTGCAGACCCGTAAATGGCAGGATCAGAACGGCAACGACCGTTATACAACAGAAGTTGTGCTGCAGAAATTCCGCGGTGAACTGCATATGCTTGATTCGCGTGGTGAAGGCGGCGGCGCCCGCAGCCAGGGCGGTGATTACAGCGGTTATAACCAGGGCAACGGCAATCAGGGCGGCGGTTTTGACAATCAGGCCACGACCGGCAATTATGGCGGCGGACAGTCCGGCGGCAGCAATTTCGCCCGTGATCTGGATGATGAAGTGCCATTCTGA
- a CDS encoding Two component response regulator (bhsal10010) — protein MTDVKPELEKTLLLVDDDKPFLNRLTRAMEARGFTVKAAAGVHEAIAAVRADPPAYAVVDLRLEDGNGMEVIEEIRAVGQEARMIVLTGYGNITSAVYAVKHGAVDYLAKPADADEIYAALMYEKGEDLALPENPMSADRVRWEHIQRVYEMCHHNVSETARRLQMHRRTLQRILSKRAPK, from the coding sequence ATGACGGATGTAAAACCGGAATTGGAAAAAACTCTCCTGCTTGTTGATGACGATAAACCGTTTTTGAATCGTTTGACGCGTGCAATGGAAGCACGCGGGTTTACTGTCAAGGCTGCAGCAGGTGTCCATGAAGCGATTGCTGCTGTCCGTGCCGATCCGCCAGCCTATGCGGTGGTTGATCTGCGGCTGGAAGATGGCAACGGTATGGAAGTGATTGAGGAAATCCGCGCTGTCGGGCAGGAAGCGCGGATGATTGTGTTGACCGGTTATGGCAATATTACCTCTGCCGTCTATGCTGTTAAACACGGCGCGGTGGATTATCTGGCAAAACCTGCCGATGCAGATGAGATTTATGCGGCGCTGATGTATGAAAAGGGTGAGGATCTGGCCTTGCCGGAAAACCCGATGTCGGCCGACCGTGTCCGCTGGGAGCATATCCAGCGGGTTTATGAAATGTGCCACCACAATGTTTCTGAAACAGCCCGCCGTTTACAAATGCACAGGCGCACATTACAGCGCATTCTGTCCAAGCGGGCACCGAAATAA